A portion of the Edaphobacter lichenicola genome contains these proteins:
- a CDS encoding SGNH/GDSL hydrolase family protein: MRLRPLPTALLLLSLSAGLALHAVETDKAGAPSKTKRAPAAKPPKSKKHSTKSTTHTTHKTTTVVHTSKVSLSTREIITDRINHSLASTRVGIENPRALRPFFTQLHQLQTDPHSQLVRVIQFGDSHTAADMFTGALRTLFQDKFGNGGAGFQYAGYPFAGYRIHGTSRAQSTGWLALGTHLRDIGDGLVGMGGVSLSTEAAGNWVTVDADATSLEVQYLIQPNGGRIEIRDNDQLLATISTATGQTLTPAATTQPTPNGKKASLSADSTQTDATDAVAIDPDQTLQTPAPQTQAVGAPATTLPTGEVSAGHYNTTIPAGHHHIEVLTTQAAPVRLLGLSTENAAGVTYEAAGINGAEASLFLRWNEAIQQTLMAETNPALIVLAYGTNEAGDRNWTEETYASLLRRIIERCRRLAPNASILVVGPPDRALRNGRHGWAAFAGVDRIVQAQRAVCRQMNCAYWDQRSRMGGFGSMRDWVAISWAQPDHTHFTGEGYNELASALFSDIVQQYDAYLPPLVRAQSETK, translated from the coding sequence ATGAGACTTCGCCCCCTCCCGACGGCCCTCCTCCTGCTCTCCCTCTCAGCCGGCCTCGCCCTCCACGCCGTCGAAACCGACAAGGCTGGAGCCCCCTCCAAGACAAAGCGCGCACCCGCCGCCAAGCCTCCAAAATCAAAAAAACACTCCACCAAATCCACTACACACACCACACACAAAACCACCACAGTCGTTCACACCTCGAAAGTCTCCCTCAGCACCCGCGAGATCATCACCGACCGCATCAACCACAGCCTGGCCAGCACCCGCGTCGGCATTGAAAATCCCCGAGCCCTCCGACCCTTCTTCACTCAACTCCATCAGCTCCAAACTGATCCCCACAGCCAGCTCGTCCGCGTCATCCAATTCGGCGACTCCCACACCGCAGCCGACATGTTCACCGGCGCTCTCCGTACCCTCTTTCAAGACAAGTTCGGCAACGGCGGCGCAGGCTTCCAATACGCTGGCTACCCCTTCGCCGGCTATCGCATCCATGGCACCAGCCGCGCTCAATCCACCGGCTGGCTCGCCCTCGGCACGCACCTCCGCGACATCGGCGACGGCCTCGTCGGCATGGGTGGCGTCAGTCTCAGCACCGAAGCAGCAGGGAACTGGGTCACCGTCGACGCCGACGCGACCTCCCTCGAAGTCCAGTACCTCATCCAGCCCAACGGCGGCCGCATCGAGATCCGCGACAACGATCAGCTCCTCGCCACCATCTCCACCGCAACCGGCCAGACCCTGACTCCCGCCGCAACAACCCAACCCACACCGAACGGCAAGAAAGCGTCTCTCTCCGCCGATTCCACCCAAACAGACGCAACAGACGCCGTCGCAATCGATCCCGACCAGACCCTCCAGACCCCAGCGCCACAAACCCAAGCAGTCGGAGCACCCGCAACCACACTCCCTACAGGTGAAGTCAGCGCAGGCCACTACAACACCACCATCCCTGCAGGTCATCACCACATCGAAGTCCTCACCACCCAAGCCGCTCCCGTCCGCCTCCTCGGCCTCTCCACAGAAAACGCCGCTGGCGTCACCTACGAAGCCGCCGGCATCAACGGCGCAGAAGCCTCCCTCTTCCTCCGCTGGAACGAAGCCATTCAGCAGACCCTCATGGCTGAAACCAACCCCGCCCTGATCGTTCTCGCCTACGGCACCAACGAGGCAGGCGATCGCAACTGGACTGAAGAAACCTACGCCTCCCTCCTTCGCCGCATCATCGAGCGCTGCCGCCGCCTCGCTCCCAACGCCTCCATCCTCGTCGTCGGCCCACCCGACCGCGCCCTGCGCAATGGTCGCCACGGCTGGGCCGCCTTCGCCGGCGTCGACCGCATCGTCCAGGCCCAGCGCGCCGTCTGCCGCCAGATGAACTGTGCCTACTGGGATCAGCGCTCCCGCATGGGAGGCTTCGGTTCCATGCGAGACTGGGTCGCCATCAGCTGGGCTCAGCCCGACCACACTCACTTCACCGGCGAGGGATACAACGAGTTGGCCAGCGCTCTCTTTTCCGATATAGTCCAGCAGTACGACGCCTACCTGCCGCCCCTCGTTCGCGCCCAGAGTGAAACAAAATAG
- a CDS encoding acyl carrier protein has protein sequence MSKQAGILKVIHAVSEIPNDPSPDESLFDSGTLDSFTLPDLVTGLEKEFNVKIPDSDLVPERFDTVTKIEAYLDSRQS, from the coding sequence ATGAGCAAACAAGCAGGCATCCTCAAGGTCATCCACGCCGTATCTGAGATCCCCAATGACCCATCTCCCGATGAGTCCCTCTTCGACTCCGGCACCCTCGACTCCTTCACCCTCCCCGATCTCGTCACCGGCCTCGAAAAGGAGTTCAACGTCAAAATCCCCGACTCTGACCTCGTACCCGAGCGCTTCGACACCGTCACCAAGATCGAAGCCTACCTCGACAGCCGCCAGAGTTAG